A window of Gemmatimonas sp. genomic DNA:
ACCGAGAAGTTGTGCGTTCCGGCGCCGGGCACGGAATACACGGCTACCTCGACCGGCGCCGCGAGATTGCTGATGTCCACCACGTGCACGTCGCCCACGCTCGAGGAGCCGATCGCCCCGGGGCCTTCCTGACCTACCAGCAGATACTTCTTCGTCTGCGAGACGGGATCGTGCACCCACCACGCGTTGTGCGCTTGACCGCCCACCGTGCGGGCCCGGCCCAGCAATCGCGGGGCGGACACGGTGCCCCCCTGCGCTCCGATATCCCAGATCCCTACACCGTCATTCCATTCGGCCGTGAAGAGCAGTCCTTCGCGCACGAAGACGTCGTGCACGAAGGGGTTACCCATGGCCTGTGACCAGACGGTGCGCGGCGCTGACGGCGTGCTGAGGTCGAGCACCACCAGCCGCGACGACACGCCATTCGACTGGTTAACCGCGCAAAACGCGTACAGCACGCCGTTCACGCGCGCCAGTTCGGCCGTGTGCACGCCGTACTGCAACTCGCCTCCGGTGGTGCGCGTGATCAGCTGTGGCGCCCGCGGATTCGCCATCGAATAAATCGCCACGCCCCCGTTGGGATTCGCTTCGATGGCCACCAGCATGATGCTGCCGTCGTCGCTCACCTGCACGTCACCGGTGGTGGTGGCATTGGCCACAAATACGTTGTCCAGCAACTGCGGCTGATCAGCGCTCACGTCCCAGATCTTGACGGCATTGCCGCGAGAACCGGCGCGGGTGCCCCACGTGGTGGTGTACGCCGTGGTGCCACGCACCCAGACCTCGGCCGTGTAGCGCTCTGGTACGGCACCTTGTCCGAGATGGGTGAGCAGCCCCGGTAGCGGTGGCGGCGGCACGGTCGTGGTGGTATCGGCGGGCTTGGTGACCTGCGTGGGCGCGCTCTCGCCGCCACCGCACGCGGACAGGGCGATGACCGCCAGTACCGCCGTGACAGTCGTGCTGAGCCGGCGCACGAAACGAATTCGAGTCATTGAGGCGGGTGGCTGAGGGAGGAACCTCTCGAAGACATACCCGCCCGCACCGCTGCCGGCAACACGTAGCGCCCCATCCGACGGCGCATGGTCCCCGCATGGACCCGTGCCCCGATCGAGAGCGACCACTGCGTCTCCGATCCGTAGAACTCCGCCGGCACGAACACGGCGGGTGTGCGCTGCGCGCGGGCAGTGGCGCGCGCCACCTCCAGAAAGGGTGTGACGTGCGTGCCGCGCAATCGAGGAAGACTCGTCGCCGGCGCAGCCAGCTGTACCGTGCCGATCGACCAGCGGGTGATGCCGACCAGCTGAAAGTCGACGTGTCCGTTGGGAGTGCGAAACAGATCGAGCAGGCGTTCGCTCTCCGGACGGTCGGTGCGTTCGGCCCGCCCCGACAGTGCCCAGCCGCGATGCACAATGCTCGATTCCAGCAGCGTGCTGGCGAAGCGAAACACGCGCTGCGTGCCGAGCGACTCGTCGGTGCGCGCGATCTCGAGGAGCGCGTAGCGGTTGGCGGGCACGTCGTATCGCAGCGAGGCGCTGAGCTGCCGGTGATCGAAGGCGCCACCCTGCGTGAGGCCGGGGCTCCGCACGAATGCCGAGCTGACCTGGGCCTCGAGCGAGCGCCGTGGCGACACGGTCAGGCGCGTGCTGCGCGAATCGCCCACGCGTGACCACTGGGGGCCGGTGAACGGGCCGACCGGCTCGTCGCCGTTGAACCAACTCTGCTCGAGGGTGATCGCGCGATCGCCGCGGGCGAACTGCAGCGCGCCCATGACGAGCACGCGTTCGATGATCTGGGCGTGATGATGATTCACCGGATACTTCACGAACGGCCGCATCATCGGGTCGTCGGTGCCGTACGGTGTGAAGCCTTTGCCGCCGGCCAGCGTAGCGCGAAGGCCGCCGCGCGCGGGCGTGGCCACGGCCAGCATGGCTTCGTGCACCAACGTGTGTGGATGGCGACGGTCGGCGTAGCCCTCGCCGTACATGCCGGCATTGAGCTCACCGCGGCGGAGGGTGTACCCCTCGAAGTTCAGGGTGCCGGTGAAGCGCAGCGCGCCCCACGCGGCGTCACCCATGAGGTTGGGCTGCGTGAGGTAGCCCTCGGTGTAGCGACGGCCGAGCAGGGCCGGATTGGCCGTGGTGAGCAGTCCCGTGGCCATCGCGCCAAGGTGATACCGGGCCGAGTCGGCGGCGGGATCGTGCGGCATATGCTGAGCCCTGCCGACCGCGGGGAGGAGCGCGGCGAGCAGGGCGGTAATACGAGACAGCGTGCGCACAGTCAATGAAGCGGTCGGCATACCGAAGTCTGTCCCCGCTCTACCGGATCGCGCGAGCCTACCGCGCGATCCGTCTGTGATCTGCGAGCCTACGCCTGCTTACGGCGACGAGCCACACCGGCCATCACCAGTCCGCCGGCCGCCATCAGCGCGAACGTGCTCGGCTCCGGCACGCTGGTGCTCGGCATCGCGTTCGCGCTAAACGTGAAGTCGTCGAGGGCGAAGTTGAATCCCTGCGAGCCGTTGCCGCCAATGGTGACGCTGGCGATGTCCTGGTTCTCGCTGGAGAAGCCGAAGAACTGCAGGCCGTTCTCGTTGTTGATGCCGAGCTGGCTGCTGGTCGAGCCATTCCGGAAGGCGATGATCACGTCGAATTGGCTACCCATCAGGTAGTTCGTGAGGAATCCGAAGCCCTGCACGGCGCCGTCGAAGGTCGCCGTGAGCGGTCCGACCGTGCCGTAGTTGTTGAACATTCCGACAAGGAACCCACCGTCGAAGCCGCCGCCGGCATCGATCAGCAACGGGCCGCTCGACACGGAGTAGGTCACGCCGGCCTTGATGGCACCGGGGAGCACCTGATTCCACGATCCGACGTTGTACGAACTCAGCGAGTTCAACGTCGAACCGAGCGGGAAGGCGGCGTTACCGAGGAAGTTCTCCGTGGTCACAGCGCCGACGGCATTCACGAACGCCGTGCGGTCGGACCAGGTGGTGATCTGCGCCTGCGCGCGGGTGGCCACGGTAGACAGCGCGGCGAGCAGCGCGAACGGGACGGCAAGGGCGCGGGTGGAGCGGATCACGAAGCCTCTGAGGCGATGGGGTGCGATTGAGCGACACCCACCGGTAGGGCAAAATCGTAGCCAGAATGGCTGAGTTTGGCTGGATTTCATTAACCGTCTGTCATTTAACGGCTTATGCCACATTCCTGAAAATTGTGACCTTATTCCGCGCGAGTTATGTGTGGCATGGGGTGCATGACCTGTGGTTCATGCACCCCACCATCCACTGCACTGCTTACTTGAGCGCCTTGTACCGGTAGCTCATGATGCCGGCGCCGGTCGCCTTCAGCGTCACCGACTTCGTTTCGCCCTTCTTGATCGGGCCAACCGCTTCCGTCGCCGTGGCCACGACCGCGCCCGCGAGATCCATGAACTCGACCGTCAGCGAATACTGACCGTCCTTCGCCGCCACCTGCTCGAGGCCGAGCGTCAGCGTCGCTTGGTCCTTGCGACGATCGAAGCTCGTGACGTCGACCTTCACTGGCAGCGCTTCGGCGTACGTCTGGTACTTCACCAGCGAATCGGTCCACGCCTTCACTTCAACCGGCTTCTTGGCCGTCTGTGCCGCCTTGGCCAAGCCCTGCGACGCGTAGGCGAACAGCATCCAGCCGTCGAAGTTGTTCGGGTCGAGTTCGACGAGCTTGCGCGCCGGCTCGAACATCAGGGTGAACTGGTCCTTCGAATAGTGCGCCGCTGCCACGTTACGCTGGGCATCGCGGTTGAACGGGTTCTTGACGGTGGCCGCCTTGAACAGCTTGAGCGCGTCGTCCGACTTGTTGGCCCGCGTCGCGATCACGCCGGCCGTCGCCAGTGCGATATCGGTGGCCGACGCCTGCGTGAGCAGCGGCGTGTACACCGTGGGAATCAGCGCCGTGTCCTTGGCGACCGTGAGTGCATCCGCCCACGACAGCAGCAGATTCGGGGCATCCGGGCTGTCCGGCGTCATCAGCATCAACGCCTTGAAGCCTTCCGCCGCTTCACGCGCTGCCGCCTGCTGTTCGGCGCCCGTCTTCGACTGGGCGTCTTCGAGCTGGCTCATGGCCGCGTAGTACATGCTGCTGTTCTTCAGGTCGCGGTACGTGGTGTCGTCGGCCGCATACTTGACGACATGTTTCCAGTGCATGATCGCATTCGCGCGGTTGTTGCGCGCGTTGGCGACACTGGCCAGCACGTAGTGTGGGTACGGGTTGGTGGCCGACATCATCATCGAGCGCTTCGCGAAGTACTCGGCCGAGTCGAGCTTGCCGCCGTTCGAGGCATCGAGCGCGGCCTTCGTCGCCGCCAGCCACACTTCGTTCATGCGCATGGCGGTGATGTCGGCTTCGCACGTCGGCACCGCGGCCACGATCGCCTTGTAGGCCACGTCCATGTTCACGATGACGTCGTACGGTTCGGCGGGATTCGTGATGAATCCGAGCTCGCTGCGCGCCGGAGCATCGACGATGCCGGGCTCGACGCCCCACATGGTCAGCGCCTGCACGAGCGTGAGGTTGTAGCCACCGGGATTCTTCGCGAAGCGCTCGGGCTTCGTGTCGAGTTCCTTGATGATGTCGCGCAGCACCTTTTTCCGGGCGTCCGGCGTGGCCGCGCTGCGGGCACTCTGGAACTTGAGCGACATCAGCGCCAGTTCCTTTGGGCTGTTCTGATCGATGACGCACTGCGGCGCTACGCCACCACCGGGCTGGGCCGTGAGGGCGGAAGGCACGAGAGCTACTCCGGACAGCGACACCGCGGTCGCAACGCCGGCCATGAACGTCAAACGCATGACGTCTCCAAAGCGAAAAAGAGCGGGAGAATGGGCCAGCAAGCCGGCCAGGGGTTCTGTTGGGGACCCAGTGTCCTAAGTTGAAACTACTATGACTGACCGGATCCGCACGCGGTTCCTTGTTATTGGCAGTGGAGTCGCAGGACTTCATGCTGCCTGGCGCGCCTCGGCTCATGGACCGGTGACGGTCCTCACCAAGCGCACCCTCTTCGATTCCGCGACGGCGTATGCCCAGGGGGGCATCGCGGCCGCCTTAGGCGCTGGAGACTCGCCCGACCTGCACCGACAGGATACGCTCGCCGCGGGAGCAGCGCTGTGCGACGCCGAAGCCGTACAGGTGTTGGTTGAGGAAGGACCGGCCCGTGTGCGCGAGTTGCAGGCGGCCGGAGCCCGCTTCGACCTCGATCCCGATGGCGATTTCAAGCTCGGGAAGGAGGCGGCCCACTCACGTCACCGCATTGTGCATGCCCACGGCGACCAAACCGGGGCGGAAGTGGCCCGGACGCTGGTAGCCAAGGTACGTGAGTCACCGAATATCCAAGTGGTCGAGATGGCACGGGTGCTCGACCTGCTGCTCCTTCACGATGAAGAGGGGGTGCAGTGCGCCGGCGTTCGTGCCAGCATCGCCGGACGCGCCGTGGAAATCGTCGCCGACGCTACGGTGCTGGCCACGGGTGGTTGCGGCCAGATTTATCGGTACACCACGAACCCGCAGGTGGCCACCGGCGACGGCTTTGCCATCGCCCATCGGGCCGGGGCCCGGTTGGCGGACATGGAATTCGTGCAGTTCCATCCCACCGCGCTCGACACGCCTGAGAATCCGCTGGCCCTCATTTCCGAGGCGGTGCGCGGCGAAGGGGCCATCCTGTTGAATGGACGCGGGCAGCGCTTCATGCCCAAGCGCCATCGGTTGGCCGAACTGGCCCCGCGCGATGTCGTGGCTCGCGAGATTTTCCGCGAGCAGCAGCAGTACGGCACGGTGTTCCTCGATGCCACCAAGCTCGGCGCCGAGTTCGCGACGCGCTTTCCGGGCATCCTCGCGATCTGCCGCGCCCGCGGCATCGATCCGGTACACGAGCCGATACCCGTCACGCCGGCCGCCCACTACATGATGGGCGGGGTCATGACCGACCTCGCCGGCCGATCCAGCATCGCGCGGCTGTATGCCGTGGGCGAAGTGGCCCGCACCGGTGTGCACGGCGCCAACCGCCTCGCGTCCAACTCGTTGCTGGAAGGGCTGGTGTTCGCCGAGCGCGTGGCCCGCGACATGGTGGAGACACCGACCGACTTGCCGGTGCCCGAGCCCACCGATTGGGAAGTGCCGTCGCTCGACGATCGTGGCGCCGCACAGGTGGCCGCCGACGAGATCCGCGAGCTCATGTGGACCTACGCGTCGATCGCCCGCACCGCGCCCGGCCTGCGCCGCTGTCTTGCCGCCTTGCAGCAAATCGGCGAGCGACTGCCACCCGGCGCCACCGAAGAGCGGAATCTGCACACCACCGCCACGCTCGTGACGGAAGCCTCGCTCATGCGCAAGGAGTCGCGTGGAGGGCACTTCCGGAGCGATTTTCCGAAGACCCGCCGGAAGTGGCAGGACCGACATATCACGTGGTAACAGCAAAGTAGGGAGTACGAAGTATGGGGTAGGGAACTGCCTCGACACGACTCCCGACCCCCTACTCCGTACCCCATACTCCGCAGTTAACAAATGACGATTTTAGAGGCCCACTACGATCCCGCCCTCGCCGAAGAAATCCGCGCCCTCGCCAAGGAGCGGAATGCGGTGATTCTCGCCCACAACTACGAGCGTCCGGAAATTCAGGACGTCGCCGACTTCGTGGGGGACTCGCTGGGGTTGTCACGCGAGGCCGCGAAGACGGAGGCCGACGTGATCGTGTTCTGCGGGGTGCACTTCATGGCCGAAACGGCGGCGATTCTGTCGCCGCAGAAAACGGTGCTGCTTCCCGACCTTGCCGCCGGCTGCTCGTTGGCCAGCACGATCAACGCCGAACAGTTGCGGTCGTGGAAGGCGCAGCATCCGGGGGCGGTCGTCGTGGCGTACGTGAACACGACCGCCGAAGTGAAGGCCGAAAGCGACTATTGCTGCACGTCGGGCAACGCGGTCGAAGTGGTGAACGCGATTCCGGCCGACAAGGAAATTCTGTTTCTCCCCGACATGTTTCTGGGCGCGCATGTGCGCCGCGAATCGCGTCGCGAGAACATCCATGTGTGGCTCGGCGAGTGTCACGTCCACGCCGGCATCGATCCCGAACACATCTCGAATATGCGCGCGCAGCATCCCGGCGCCGAGTTCCTGATTCACCCGGAGTGTGGCTGTGCCACGCCGGTGGTGGAAGCGATCAGCGCTGGCGCCATTGACGCCGACAACGTGCACATTCTCTCCACCGAGGGCATGATCAAACGTCCGAGCCAGACCGATCAGGACACGTTCATCGTGGCCACCGAGATCGGCATTCTGCACCGGCTACGCCGCGCCAATCCCACCAAGCACTTCATTGCCGCGAACGATCGTGCGCAGTGCGCGTATATGAAAGTGACGACGCTGCCGAAGGTGCGCGACGCGCTCCTGCATATGCAGCATCGAATCACGGTGCCGGATGATATCGCCGCCCGCGCTCGCATTTCGATCGAGCGCATGGTGTCGATCGGCGGCAATTCCGGCGTGAGTCCCTTTGGCCCCGAGGATCCCGGCGAATGAGTGCCTTCCACCCGCCCCTGCGTCCCACGCCGTCGAACGGGTTGCCCGCGATGACGCCCCGGACGATCACACCGCTCGGGACTCGCGCGGTGCAGCCTTCGACGCTGGCATTTCCGCTGTCCGATGCGGACCTGGCAGCGCAGGTTCGGGTGGCACTGCAGGAAGATCAGGCGTTCAACGATGTGTCCACGCTGGCGACGGTCGTCAGCAGTCGTCATGTGCGGAGCGCAATCGTGGCGCGGCGCGACGGCGTGATTGCCGGCGTCCCCCTCGCGGTCGAAGCATTCCGTCAGCTGGACAGTGCGGTCACGATACGCGTGGAAGCCGAGGACGGCACCCGCGTGAAGGCGGGCGATTTTGTTATGCACATCAGCGGACATGCGCGTGGCATGCTGTCAGCCGAGCGCACGGCGCTCAACTATCTGCAGCACCTGTCGGGGATCGCCACGATGACCTGTCGCTTCGTCGATGCCGTGGCCGGTACGTCGGTGCAGATCCTCGACACGCGCAAGACCACGCCCGGCTGGCGCGCGCTCGAGAAGTACGCCGTGCGCGCCGGTGGTGGCACCAATCACCGCCTGGATCTGCGCAGCGGTGTGCTGATCAAGGACAATCATCTTGCCGCGATCGGTGGCGACATTGCGATGGCGGTGACGCGCGCCCGTGGGCTGGCGATGAGCGGGACGGCGATCGAAGTCGAGTGCGACACCCTCGACCAGGTCGATGCGGCAATCGCCGCCGGCGCCGATTGGGTGTTGCTCGACAACATGTCGCTCGAGCAGCTGCGCGAAGCCGTGGAGCGGTGCCGCGGTAAGGTGATCACCGAAGCGTCTGGTGGCGTCACGCTCGACACGGTGCGTCGCATCGCGGAGACGGGCGTGGATCGCATCTCCGTCGGCGCGCTCACGCATTCTGCACCGGCGCTCGATCTCGGTCTCGATTTCGACGGTCTATAAGGTTTCCTGAAGGGCTCTCCTCATGCCTGTTCGTCTCCCACCGCTCACCGATCGCGCCTCCCGCATCCTGCTGGACGGACTCGTCGACTACGCCGGACTCTTCGCGCCGGCCGCGCTCGCGATGCCCAATGCGGTGCGCAATTATGCGCACTATCGCGCGGCGGGCGCCGGCTGGATCCTCGGGCGTTTCATCTGTCCGGCGCAGTCGCTCGTCCTCTTCTCCGAGAAGGCGGATCCACTGTTGCCCCGTGATGCGGGAGCGATCCCGTGGCGCCTCTCGGTGACCGCCAGCGCGGATCTCGCCAGCGACCTCGCTGAGATCGCGGCCTTCAACGAACGGCACCGCGTCTGCTTCGACGAATGTGGCGCCAAGGTCGATACCTACGAAGTCAAGGCCACGTCAGTTGGCGACATCGAACGCATCGCGGCGGCGACGCCGCGCGATCTGAACACATTCTTCGAGATTCCACTCGACGGCGACGTTGACGCGTGCGTCTCCGCCATCGCGCGCGCCGGACGCCATGCAAAGGTGCGCATGGGCGGTACCACCGCCGACATGATGCCCTCGCCGGAATCGGTCGTGCGATTCTTCAAGAGTTGTTTCGCGCACGGCGTCACGGCGAAGGCCACCGCGGGCTTGCACCACCCGCTGCGCGGCACGTATCGGCTCACCTATGAGCCCGACGCGGCCACTGGTCGCATGTACGGCTTCCTCAATGTCGCGCTCGCCGTCGCACACCTCGACAATGGTGGCAGCGACGCTGAAGCGATCCAGTTGCTCGAAGAAGCCGACGCCGGACGCATCGAGTTCAGCGATTTGCACGTGGCATGGCACGGACCCGAACGCACGATCACCTTCACGCGTGACGTGCTGCTGCAGATGCGCGAGCATGGATTGGTGAGCTTCGGTTCCTGCTCCTTTACCGAGCCGGTGGACGAATCGCGCGCCTTGGGCTGGCTCTGATCTGACCGCAGCGGCGCAGCGGCCGACACGCTAGAATCCCCGCATGTCGATCGATCCAACCAACGATCCCACCCTTCGCTCCTGGGTGCAGACGGCCAATCTGCGCGGTGCGGATTTCCCGATTCAAAATTTGCCGTTCGGCATCTTCCGTCGAGCTGGCACCCGTGAAGCACCACGTGTCGGCGTGGCCATCGGCGCCGCCATCCTCGACGTGGCGGCCTGTCTGGCCGCCGGACTGTTCGACGAAGACGGCGACGCGCGCCATGCGGCGACGGCGTGCGCTATGCCGACGCTCAACGAGCTGATGTCGCGCGGTGCGCTGGCCCGTCGTGCGCTGCGAAATGCCATCTCGGCGCTGCTCGCGGACACCGCGCCGGTGCATCAGCGGCAAATCGCGGAGCATGCGCTGGTGCTGCAGGCCGACGCCGAGCTGTTCCTGCCAGCGCAGATCGGCGACTACACCGACTTCTATGCATCGGTGCATCACGCCACCAACGTCGGGTCGATGTTTCGCCCCGACAACCCGCTGCTGCCGAACTACAAGTGGGTGCCCATCGGCTATCATGGGCGCGCCTCCAGCATCGTGGTGTCGGGCACGCCCGTGCGTCGCCCGATGGGTCAGCGCAAAGGCCCCACCGACGACGTACCGTCGGTCGGACCCTCGCGCCTCCTCGACTACGAACTCGAGCTCGCAGCGTTCGTGGGCACCGGCAACGCGCTCGGCGTATCGATCCCGATGGAGCAGGCCAACGAGCATCTGTTCGGTCTGTGCTTGCTGAACGATTGGTCGGCCCGCGACATTCAGGCCTGGGAGTATCAGCCGCTGGGTCCGTTCCTCGCCAAGAATTTCGCGAGCACGATCAGTCCGTGGGTGGTCACACTCGAGGCACTCGAGCCGTTCCGGATGCCATTGGCGCCGCGCGCCGAGGGCGATCCGGATCCGCTGCCGCATCTCACCAGTGCCGACGACCGCGCGAAAGGTGGGTTTGGTATTACGGTGGAGACCTGGCTGCGCACGACGCGCATGCGTGACGGCGGCGAACCGGCTGTGCGGCTCACGCAGGGACAGGCCACCGATCTGTACTGGTCGATGGCACAGCTGCTGGTGCATCACGCCAGCAGTGGCTGCAACCTCCGCCCCGGTGACCTGCTGGGCAGCGGCACGATCTCTGGTCCGGCCAAAGCGAGCCGGGGCTGTCTGCTCGAACTCACGTGGCGGGGGGCTGAGCCGCTCGAGCTGCCCAACGGGGAGACGCGCCGCTTTTTGGAAGACGGAGACGAGCTGGAGATCACGGCCTTCGCCGAGCGCGAGGGAGCCGTGCGCATCGGCTTTGGACGCTGCGTGGGGATGATCCTGCCGGCGCAGTGACCGACCTGCTTTTTGCCCGCTCGCAGATGGCCATGTCGCTGGCCTTCCACATCATCTTCGCGGTGGTGGGGGTGGGCATGCCCGCGCTCATGGTCATCGCCGAGTGGCGGTGGCTTACGTCGCGCGACCCGGTGCACCTCGAACTGGCCAAGCGATGGGCCAAAGGCACGGCGATTCTGTTTGCCGTCGGTGCCGTCTCGGGTACCGTGCTGTCGTTCGAACTCGGTCTCCTCTGGCCCACGTTCATGGAACACGCCGGGGCCGTGATCGGCATGCCATTCTCGCTCGAAGGTTTCGCGTTCTTCACCGAAGCCATCTTCCTTGGCATCTACCTGTACGCGTGGAAGCGCATTCCGCCGCGCGCGCACTTCGCGGCTGGTGTGGTGGTCGCGGTCAGTGGTGCCCTCAGCGGCGCGTTCGTGGTGTGCGCCAATGCCTGGATGAACGCGCCGGCCGGCTTTCGTATGGTGAACGGACACGTCACCGATGTCGATCCGGTGGCGGCCATGTTCAACGCCGCCGCACCGTCGCAGATCGTGCACATGACGCTGGCCTCGTTCGCGGCTACCGGGTTCGCCGTGGCGGGTATTCATGCGTTCGCGCTGCGTCGCGGCACACCGCATCGAGCCTTTCATCGCGCGGCCCTGCAGATCGCGTTGTGGGTGGGCCTTCCCGCCGCGCTGGTGCAGCCGCTGTCGGGTGACTGGAGTGCGCGCAGCGTCGCGGAGCGGCAGCCGGTGAAGCTGGCGGCGATGGAAGGTCATCTAAGAACGGGACCGGCCGCCTTCGTGATCGGTGGCTGGCCCAACGCCGAAACGCTGGAGCACACGGGGGCGATCGAGATTCCCGGTGCGCTGTCGTTCCTGCTGCATGGAGATCGCACCGCCGTCGTGAAGGGCGTGGACGCGGTGCCGCCCGATGAGCGCCCGCCGCTGGCCATCGTGCATCTCGCCTTTCAAATCATGATTGCCTGCGGCTCGATCATGGCGGCGCTGTCGGTGTGGGGCGCGTGGCGCTGGTGGCGCCGTACGCGGGGCAGTGGGAGCGCGCTCCCCGACGACCGTCGGTTCCTTACGGCACTCGTGTTGGCCGGCCCGCTTGGCTTCATCGCCCTCGAAGCCGGATGGACGGTCACTGAGGTCGGGCGGCAGCCGTGGATTGTGCAGGGCATCCTGCGCACCGCCGATGCCGTCACGCCGATGCCCGGACTCGTGGTGTCGTTCGTACTGTTCTCCGCGTTGTACATCGGTTTGGCGGTCACCGTGGTGTTCCTGCTCTGGCGTCAGATCATCAAGACGGGTGTGTCGCAGACCTCGATGGGTCTCACCTCCGAACTGCCGATTCCGACGCCGGGATCGACCGCGAGCTACCAAACGCCGTGATGTCGGCGGCCGTCGCCACCGAGCTCACCTGGACACTGCCGCACGCGGTTGCCGGCACCATGGTGCTTTCGCTCAACGCGTACGTGTTGCTGGGTGGCGCGGATTTCGGTGGCGGTGTGTGGGATCTTTTCGCGCGCGGGAAGGATCGTGACGCGCAGCGCGTGCTGATCGCCGACGCCATCGGTCCGATCTGGGAAGCAAACCACGTGTGGCTGATTCTCGTGGTCGTGCTGCTCTTCTCGTGCTTTCCCAAGGCGTTCGCGCACCTCGCGACGGAGCTGCATATCCCGATCACGGTGATGCTGGTTGGCATCGTACTGCGCGGGTCGGCGTTCACCTTCCGTACCTACGACAGCAAACGCGACCACGTGCAGCGCCGGTGGGGCCGGATCTTTTCGGTGGCGAGTTTGCTCACGCCCGTCATTCTCGGCGTCTGTCTCGGCACCGTCGCCAGTGGCGCGGTGCCGATCCGGTCCATCGAGGTCCTGCGTACCGTCACCTTCGTCGAACGGTTCATCGATCCGTGGGCGCGCTCTCCCTTTCCATGGGCCGTGGGGCTGCTCACGCTCGCGTTATTCGCGTTCCTGGCCGCCTCATACCTCACGGTGGAGGCGACCGACGACCGGATGCGTGATCTGTTCAAACGCCGGGCGCAGCAATCGCAGGTCGCGTTGCTGGTGCTCGCGGCCACCACGCTGGTGATCGCCCGCGCCGAGAATCCACTGCTCTTCCAAGGGCTCACACAGGGGCGGACGGCGCTGACGATGCACGCGGTCACGAGCGTCGCGGCGGCCACGTCGTTCTGGGCGCTGGCGACGCGACGCTTTCAGGTGGCCCGCCTGGCCGCTGCCGCGCAGGCCAGCTTCCTCCTCTGGGGATGGGCGTGGACGCAGTATCCGTGGATGCTGCCGCCGGATCGCACCATCACCGCCTTGGCGGCCCCGCGTGTGACGTTGCAGTTGACGCTTGGTACATTGGCGGTGGGCACCATGATTCTGCTGCCGAGTTTCGTCTACTTGTTTCGCGTCTTCAAGACTCGGGAAGGCGGCGAGTAGCCCTCGCATTGTGATCGCGTGCGGCTCAGATTGACGGATGCGCCCTGACCTGATTCGCGTCGTGCTCGTGGACGATCACCAGATTGTCCGCTCCGGACTCAAAGCCGTTCTCTCGACCGCGAAGGACATCACGGTCGTGGGAGAAGGCGGCAGCGGGAAGGATGCGCTCGTCCTTGCGGAACGCCTCGATCCTCACGTCATCGTGATGGATCTCTCCATGCCCGACATGGACGGACTCACTGCCACCCGCGAGTTGCAGAAGGCGAATGTCCTGCGCCCGCCGACACCCGGTGAGCCGATGACGCGCCGT
This region includes:
- a CDS encoding PEP-CTERM sorting domain-containing protein, yielding MIRSTRALAVPFALLAALSTVATRAQAQITTWSDRTAFVNAVGAVTTENFLGNAAFPLGSTLNSLSSYNVGSWNQVLPGAIKAGVTYSVSSGPLLIDAGGGFDGGFLVGMFNNYGTVGPLTATFDGAVQGFGFLTNYLMGSQFDVIIAFRNGSTSSQLGINNENGLQFFGFSSENQDIASVTIGGNGSQGFNFALDDFTFSANAMPSTSVPEPSTFALMAAGGLVMAGVARRRKQA
- a CDS encoding L-aspartate oxidase, coding for MTDRIRTRFLVIGSGVAGLHAAWRASAHGPVTVLTKRTLFDSATAYAQGGIAAALGAGDSPDLHRQDTLAAGAALCDAEAVQVLVEEGPARVRELQAAGARFDLDPDGDFKLGKEAAHSRHRIVHAHGDQTGAEVARTLVAKVRESPNIQVVEMARVLDLLLLHDEEGVQCAGVRASIAGRAVEIVADATVLATGGCGQIYRYTTNPQVATGDGFAIAHRAGARLADMEFVQFHPTALDTPENPLALISEAVRGEGAILLNGRGQRFMPKRHRLAELAPRDVVAREIFREQQQYGTVFLDATKLGAEFATRFPGILAICRARGIDPVHEPIPVTPAAHYMMGGVMTDLAGRSSIARLYAVGEVARTGVHGANRLASNSLLEGLVFAERVARDMVETPTDLPVPEPTDWEVPSLDDRGAAQVAADEIRELMWTYASIARTAPGLRRCLAALQQIGERLPPGATEERNLHTTATLVTEASLMRKESRGGHFRSDFPKTRRKWQDRHITW
- the nadA gene encoding quinolinate synthase NadA gives rise to the protein MTILEAHYDPALAEEIRALAKERNAVILAHNYERPEIQDVADFVGDSLGLSREAAKTEADVIVFCGVHFMAETAAILSPQKTVLLPDLAAGCSLASTINAEQLRSWKAQHPGAVVVAYVNTTAEVKAESDYCCTSGNAVEVVNAIPADKEILFLPDMFLGAHVRRESRRENIHVWLGECHVHAGIDPEHISNMRAQHPGAEFLIHPECGCATPVVEAISAGAIDADNVHILSTEGMIKRPSQTDQDTFIVATEIGILHRLRRANPTKHFIAANDRAQCAYMKVTTLPKVRDALLHMQHRITVPDDIAARARISIERMVSIGGNSGVSPFGPEDPGE
- the nadC gene encoding carboxylating nicotinate-nucleotide diphosphorylase, which produces MSAFHPPLRPTPSNGLPAMTPRTITPLGTRAVQPSTLAFPLSDADLAAQVRVALQEDQAFNDVSTLATVVSSRHVRSAIVARRDGVIAGVPLAVEAFRQLDSAVTIRVEAEDGTRVKAGDFVMHISGHARGMLSAERTALNYLQHLSGIATMTCRFVDAVAGTSVQILDTRKTTPGWRALEKYAVRAGGGTNHRLDLRSGVLIKDNHLAAIGGDIAMAVTRARGLAMSGTAIEVECDTLDQVDAAIAAGADWVLLDNMSLEQLREAVERCRGKVITEASGGVTLDTVRRIAETGVDRISVGALTHSAPALDLGLDFDGL
- the fahA gene encoding fumarylacetoacetase, giving the protein MSIDPTNDPTLRSWVQTANLRGADFPIQNLPFGIFRRAGTREAPRVGVAIGAAILDVAACLAAGLFDEDGDARHAATACAMPTLNELMSRGALARRALRNAISALLADTAPVHQRQIAEHALVLQADAELFLPAQIGDYTDFYASVHHATNVGSMFRPDNPLLPNYKWVPIGYHGRASSIVVSGTPVRRPMGQRKGPTDDVPSVGPSRLLDYELELAAFVGTGNALGVSIPMEQANEHLFGLCLLNDWSARDIQAWEYQPLGPFLAKNFASTISPWVVTLEALEPFRMPLAPRAEGDPDPLPHLTSADDRAKGGFGITVETWLRTTRMRDGGEPAVRLTQGQATDLYWSMAQLLVHHASSGCNLRPGDLLGSGTISGPAKASRGCLLELTWRGAEPLELPNGETRRFLEDGDELEITAFAEREGAVRIGFGRCVGMILPAQ